The genomic window CCATGGGGCTTGCGAAGGAACTCGCACCACACGGCATCAGGGTGAACGCCATCGCTCCCGGGTTCTTCGTGGGCCACCAGAACAGGGAGCTCCTCTACGACGATTACCAGGCAGGTAAGCTCTCCGACCGGGGACGGCAGATCATCGCCCGGACTCCCTTCGGACGCTTCGGCGAGGAGGAGGACCTCTACGGCGCGGTGATCTTCCTCGCGAGCCGGAAGGCTTCGGGCTTCGTTACAGGCGTCACCATCCCCGTGGACGGCGGCTTCCTGGTGGACAACATCTAGGGAAGGAGGCGGAATGCCATGAGAGCCTTCATGGACGAGAACTTCATGCTCCAGGGTGAGGTGGCGAGGGAACTCTACCACGAGACGGCGGCCTCCCTGCCCATCTACGACTATCACACGCACCTGCCTCCCGAGGCCATCCTCGAGGACAGGATATTCGAGGATCTGGGGGAGGTCTGGCTCGGCGGGGACCACTACAAGTGGCGGGCGATGAGGTCCTTCGGGATACCCGAGGACCTGGTGACCGGCTCCGCCTCCTTCAAGGAGAAATACCTGGCCTGGGCGAGGACCGTCCCCTTCCTCGTGGGCAATCCCCTCTATCACTGGACCCACCTGGAGCTCAAGCGCTACTTCGGTATCGAGGATGTCCTTTCCCCGCAGACGGCCGAGAGGATCTATCAGGAGGCCACTTCCCTCCTCAGAACCCCGGAGTTCTCGGTGCGTAACCTCCTCCGAAAGATGGGGGTGAAGGTGGTGTGCACCACCGACGATCCGGTGAGCGACCTCGCCCCGCACAGGGCCCTCGCCGAGGAGGGCTTCGAGGTGAAGGTGCTCCCCACCTTCAGGCCCGACAAGGCCCTCGACTACGGCGACCCCGGCCGCTGGAACGCCTACATCGAGGAGCTCGCTCATGCCGCAGGGATGCGGATTGCCAACCTCCAGGATTATCTGGAGGCCCTCGAGCGGCGGGTTGCGTTCTTCCACTCGGTGGGGTGCAGGATCTCCGACCACGCCATGGTGGCCCCGGTGTACCGGGAGGCGCCCGAGAGCACGATACGTGCGGCCTTCGTACGCCTCAGAGAGGGGCGCGCCCTCGAGCGCGAGGATCAGGAGGCCCTCTATACCCACACCATGCGGTTCCTGGGGAGACTCTATGCCGAACGGGAATGGGCCATGCAGATCCACATGGGAGCGCTGCGGAACAACAGCACCAGGATGTTCCAGACACTGGGACCAGATACGGGCTTCGACTCCATCGCGGACCGGGCCATCGCGGAGCCTCTCTCCCGGTTCCTCGACAGTCTGGATCGTGAGGGACGACTGCCGCGGACCATCCTCTACGTCCTCAATCCCCGCGACAACTATGTGATCGGGACCATGATCGGCAACTTCCAGGACGGAAGCATGCCCGGCAAGATGCAGTTCGGCTCGGCCTGGTGGTTCAACGACCAGCGGGACGGTATGGAAGCGCACCTCCGGGCCCTCGCCAATCTCGGAGTGCTGTCCACCTTCGTGGGGATGCTCACCGACTCCAGGAGCTTCCTCTCGTTCCCCCGCCACGAGTACTTCAGGCGGATCTTCTGCAACCTCCTGGGGGGCTGGGTGGAGGCCGGAGAATACCCGTACGACAGGGAGACCCTCCGTACCATCGTGGAGGGGGTGTGCTATCGGAATGCCTGCTCCTATTTCACGATACCCGTGGAATGAGCCCTCACTCCTCCGCGGGCTGCACCTCCCCCTCCAGGAGCTCCTGAAGGGAGACTCGCTCCCCCCTGTACCCGAAGACCTCGAGGAATGTCTCTTCCCAGGCCCGGGCGATCTCTTCCACTGAGAGCTGCTTTCCCGTCTCCCGTGCGATGGAGGTCACCCCCCTGTCACGGATCCCGCATGGAACGATCCACGAGAAGGCCTCGAGGTCGGTGTGCACGTTGAGGGCGATTCCGTGAAAGGTGATCCCCTCCCGTATGGCGATGCCGATGGCCATGATCTTCCGGTCTTCGACCCAGAGGCCGGGATAGCGCGGATCGCGCTCCGCCCGTATGCCGTAGCGGGCCACCACACGGATCCCCACCTCTTCCAGATGGTGCACCAGCTTCTTCACCGACCGGGGGTGGTGGCGGAGGGAGAGGATGGGGTAGGCGACGAGCTGTCCCGGCCCGTGGTAGGTGACCTCGCCCCCCCGTTCCACCTGTAAGACCGCTACCCCTCGTGAGGCGAGCTCCTCGGGGGGGAGAAGGATTTCGTGGGATGTTTCCCTCGTGCCCATGGTGATCACCGGGTCGTGTTCGAGGAGGAGGAGCACGTCGGGTATGGTACCGGCCGCCCGTTTCCTTCGGAGCGCGTGCTGGAGCTCCCACACCGGGCGGTAGGGCTGTCTTCCCAGCCAGGTGACACACAGGGTGTTCTGCATTGCACATTCCTCCCCGGGCCGCTATAATGCCTCGCCATGAGTATACCACAGAAGCCGAAGAGCTCCCACTGGGCGGACGTCACCGCCTTCAGGATCATCAAGGAGAAGGGGGACAAGCCCCGATACGTCTGTGCCTCGGGGATCACCCCCTCCGGCACGGTCCATATAGGGAACTTCAGGGAGATCATCAGCGTGGAGCTGGTGGTGCGCGCCCTCCGTGATCTGGGGAAGGACGTACGTTTCATCTACTCCTGGGACGAGTACGACGTATTCCGCAAGGTGCCCAAGAACATGCCCAACAGGGAGGACCTCGAGACGTACCTCCGCATGCCCATCACCATGGTGCCAGATCCGTGGGGTAAGGAGGAGAGCTACGCGCGTGCCAACGAGAAGGAGGTGGAGGCGATCCTCCCCGAGGTGGGGATCTTCCCTGAGTACATCTATCAGGCGAAGGAATACACCTCCTGCCGGTATGCCGAGGGGATCCGTCGGGCCCTCGAACGACGTGATGTGATCCGCCGTATCCTCGACAAGTACCGCGCAGAGCCGCTTCCGGACTCGTGGTGGCCGGTGGTGATCTTCTGCGCCTCGTGTCATAAGGACACCACCACCGTGGAGCATTGGGACGGCACCTACGGGCTCTCGTACACCTGCAGTTCCTGCGGGTTCAAGGAGGCCCTGGACTTCAGGAGACAGGGGAACGTGAAGCTGCGCTGGAGGGTGGACTGGCCCATGCGGTGGCGCGAGGAGCAGGTGGACTTCGAACCGGCCGGTAAGGAGCACCACTCGGACGGTGGGTCCTTCGACACTGCGAAACAGATCGTGCGTGAGGTGTACGACCACGAGCCGCCTGTCACCTTTAAGTACGACTTCATAGGGATCAAGGGGCAAGGGGGGAAGATCTCGTCCTCCACCGGGAACGTGATAAGCCTCAAAGACGTGCTCGAGGTGTACCAGCCCGAGGTGGTCCGCTACCTCTTCGCAGGGACCAGGCCCGATACCGAGTTCGCCATCTCCTTCGATCTCGATGTGATAAAGATCTACGAGGACTACGACAAGTGCGAGCGGATCTACTTCGGGAAGGAACAGGTCGACCCCAAGAAGCTCGAGCGGGAACGGAGGACGTACGAGTTTTCCCAGGTGGAACGCGCTCCTGCCTCCATGCCCCTCCAGGTCCCGTTCCGGCACATGACCACCCTGGTGCAGATCTACGAGGGCGATCTCGATGCCCTCATGGCGCAGGAGTTCCCCTCGGTCTCGGGGGAGGAGGCCCGGCGGCTTCGAAGGCGGGCGCAGTGCGCGTGGAATTGGGTGACCACCTACGCCCCGGAGGAGTTCCGGTTCAGCCTCAGGGTGGGGGATGAGAGCATAGAGGACCTCCCCGTTGCCCACAGGAGGGTGGTGCAACGGCTCTACCACCTCCTTGCGGATGGGTGGGACTCCCTCGACGAGGTGAAGCTCGGGGAGGCCATATATGCCTTCTGTGAGGAAGAGGGGATCGCGGCACGAGAGTTCTTCCCCTCGCTCTACCGGGTGCTCCTCGGCAAGGACAGGGGGCCTCGGGCGGCGAGCTTCATCCTCACCGTGGGGAAGGAGAAGATCCTCACCATCCTCGGCCGCTACCTCTAGGCTGCTCCTTCACACCCCCACCGGCTCGGCGGCGGGGGGAGCGAGGTGTATTTTGGCAGGATCCGCTCCCTCTCCTTCGGCCCGGGCCGCGGCTTCCTCCGTGTGGACCACGATGCGCTCGGTGTGGCGGAGGAGGTGGGTGGTGAGGGTGTGCGCCACCGGATGGCCTTCCCCGCGGGGATCGAAGACGAAGGTGGTGGAGGCGCCGATGAGGCGGCCGAGGAACAGGCACACGAGGGCCACGGGGTCGGCTGCGGTGAACACCAGGTGGTCGGGCTGTTCCCGAGAGAGGAGCTCGGCCGCGCCGAGGGGAGAGGGGAGGGGGAGGCTGAAGCCCGGGTCGAGGGGGATCTCGGCAACGATCGGGAGGGATGTCCCCGGGAGGGAGGCCGAGGGTGTCACGGGCAGGACATGGGCCCGGGGGGCCAGGATCCGGATCACCGAGGGATCGGGTCGGCCGTCCTCGGAGAACCAGAGGACCCGGGAGGCCGCGGACGGGGAATTCTGGATCCCCAGGGATGAACGGATGCCCTCGACCAGGTCCCTGTGGGCATACATGTGTCTGAGGCTGGAGAAGAAGGGTGCGATGAGGTAGAGACCGGGCAGGGATGAGGAGAGGCCCACGAGGAGGTCGACGAGATCACCGTCGAGGAGGGCGCCCGCCACCCTGCCGGCGAGCATCCTGAGGAAGGCGTCGGAGACCCTCCGCACGTGGAGGAAGACGCGTTCCAGACGTGCTTCGGAGAGGGCCGTCTCCTTCCCGGAGATGTCTCTCACGAGCTCGTCGAGGATCTCCCCCATCTTTTGACCGCGAAGCTTCCGTCTGAGGTGGGAGTACAGCGCCCGTTCCCTGAGCGAGGGGCGTGCTCCCTCGAATATCTGTCGGGAGAGGGAGAGGAAGAGCGAGCGGCCCCCGCCTCCTCCTCCGGACGTGAGGAAGTCGTAGGCCACCTTGTAGACCGAGAAGACGAGGGAGCGATAGGAACCGTGGGCCCCGGCGGCCTGCGTCCGCTTCTCCCTGATATGGTCGAGGACCTCCTCGGGGGTATGGGCCTCCACGAGGGTGTACGTGTTCCCGATGAAGAGCCCCCCGTGATCGTCCGAGCCGGCCGTGAACCCCTTCACCCAGGGGGTGCTACTGAAGGGTGCGATGTGGTGCTTCCTCTGGAGTCTTTCTATGTGGGCCGGGGTGAGGCTGAGGAGCACCTCCTTCCATGCGTTGTTGAAGTAGCTGTTCCTCCCCCCGTTGATCACCTCGAAGACGTCGAAGAGGAGGATGAGCTTCTCCAGATGCGCCACGGTGAGCCTGTTGTTCACCGGATAGGTGGCGTGAGCCACCGAGTGGGCGATCCCCTCTTCCCTGATGTAGTCCCTGAGCCGGTAGATATTGGGCCTGAGCTTCTCGACCATGCGGAACCGGTGTTCGTCGAGCCCGTAGAGGAGCAGGTGTATCTTGCACCCGTCCTCGGGGAAGTAGGTGGTGGTCTCCACCCCTACGATGACCCTGTCCGGGTACCGCGCCTTGAGGAGGAGCGCCCCCTCGATGCGGTTGTGGTCGGTGATGGTGACGAAGTCCATGCCCCTCTCGAGGGCCATCCTGAAGACCGTCTCCGGGTCGGTGTACGACTCCTTTGCCCCGAGCCGTTGCATGAACCACTCGGAAGGGTGTTCGGAATGTATGGAATGTACGTGCAGGTCTATGCGTTTCATGGATACCTCCCGGTGAGTCTGTACCGTGAGGTGATGTGACGGTGATGAGGGGAAGGTGAAAATTACATGAAAACCCTTCTCGCCTCTTGTGAGGTGTAAAGATCGTCGGGATCGTGGGTACTCCCTTGAGAGAGCCGTATGAAGCGTGCTCAAGGCGAGAATCTTTCTTTAACAATATATGGGAATATAGCCCAAGAAATGGAGGAGCACCTTGTGACCGTGAAGCAGGGAATGTGGTGACTCCCCGTTCGATTTTCCCACTTTCCCCGGAAGCAGGATTCATCGTATAATGGTTATGTTCTATTAGGATACGTGCCGGGAAGGAGTGTGTGATGCGTCACTCGGGTCCTTTGAGGATCGTTCCGGATTTCAGTTTTCCCTTCTCCAAGGTGGTGATATCCCCGCATGAGGGGGTGGATCTTGGGTACATCAGCGCCTGCTATTCCGTGAGGTTCTACGTGAACGTCTCCCTGGATGCGTTCGCGCGGGGGGAGGGAGACGGGATACAGGCCCAGCTCTTTCTGGATCATAACTGCAAGCAGGGGACGGTGGAGATCTCCAGGGCTCTCTGGGAGAAACTCGGAAAACCGAGACAGGCGGTGCTGGTGGCGGACGATACGGGCCAGAAGGTCCTCTTCCTCACGAAAAAGCCTGAATAGGGGGCTCGTCCCGGCCGGAGACGGGTCGTTCGCTCTGCCGGGGGATCCGTTCGGGGAGCGATCCGGAGGGTGATCCTTGACGGGTAACCTCTCTCCATCGGTTAGAGATATTTGACATTTTAGAGATTTTGGATATATACTCGCTATTAGAAAGGGGTTTCATAAGGGGGCCAGGAGCAGGTGGTATGGAGCCTGAGCTGTTTTCCGAGGTCCTCTCCTCTCTTCCCATGGAGGTGGCCATCACCGACGAGGGAGGAAGGATTCTGTGGGCGAACGAGGCTTTCTCACTCCTTACAGGATACGGTCGTACTTCCTCGTCCATGCTCATCCGACAGTTTCTCCTCATGTTCGCAGAGGATCGGCCCGAGGTGTTCGTGAAAGGGGCCGATGGTCAGCTCTCTCTCCGGATACTCACGCGCTGGTCCTTCCACGACGGGAAGAAAGTAGTCTGGTCCTTTGAACGTCTTGTCGCCGATCCGAAGGGGGTGCTCTCCTCTCGCGACAGTCTCACCGGACTCCTGGGGCGTGAATGGTTCTTCAGAGAGGCGGGTTCGCTCCTCGCGGGTGCGAGGTTCGAGGGGACTTCCTTTGTCCTCATGGTGATCGATCTGGACGGTTTCAAGCGGATCAACGATCTCTATGGTCCGGAGGTGGGGGACGAGGTGCTGAGGATCGTGGCGAGGAGGATCACCGGTCACCTCAGGGCCGAGGACATGGTCTCCCGAACGGGGAGCGACGAGTTCGCCGTCCTCCTCCGCGACGTGGCGGATCCTGCAGGGATCGCCCGCCGGGTCCTCGCTTCGATCAGGGAGAGGATGGTGGTGGGAGGGCATGCCCTCTCCCTCTCCGCGAGCATCGGTGCCGGCGTGTTTCCACGGGACGGCCTCTCCCTCGAGGAGCTCGTGGCGGCCGCGGACGCCGCCCTTCTCACAGCCAAGGCACATAGGGATACCGTGTGGTTCTGTACTCCAGAGGTCCGGCGCAGAATAATGCACCGATGGGATATGGAGCGGCAGGTCCTCGATCAGGTTCGTGAGGGACGCATCCACCTCTTCTACCAGCCTATCGTCCGGGTGACTTCAGGGATGCTCGCAGGGGTGGAGGCCCTCTCCCGTCTCCGTGGAGAGGATGGGGCGCTGGTCCTCCCTGAGGAGTTCGTTCCCATCCTGGAGGAGGGGAAGGTGATCCATCTCCTGGGGAGGAAGGTGCTCGCTCTTGCCGTGCTCCAGGGGGAGCTCTGGAAGGCGAGGGGGCTCTTCGTCTCGGTGAATATCTCTCCTCAGGAGTTCCTCCATCCGGAGTTCGTGGACGTGGTACGGGAGGTCCTGGATGCATCGGGGTTTCCCCCGGAACTCCTCATGCTCGAGGTCACCGAGTCTTCCCTCGTGGGGGATGTGGACCGGACCGTGCAGGTCCTCTCCGCCTTGAGGGACGAGGGGATCCGCGTGGCGGTGGACGATTTCGGTACGGGGTACTCGTCGTTCGCGTCCCTCAAGCGGATGCCGGTGGATGTGATAAAGCTGGATCGGCGGTTCCTGCACGGGGTGGAGGAGTCGGAGCGGGATCGGGCGATCCTCGAGGGGATGACGCACATGGCGCACGGGCTCGGGTTGGAGGTGGTGGTGGAGGGGGTGGAACGGGAGGCGCAGCTCGAGATCCTGCGGGAGAGCGGGTGCGACTATGTGCAGGGGTTTCTCCTGGGGCACCCGATGCGGGATGTTGCGATTTCGCACCTGGTGGGC from Spirochaeta thermophila DSM 6192 includes these protein-coding regions:
- the uxaC gene encoding glucuronate isomerase translates to MRAFMDENFMLQGEVARELYHETAASLPIYDYHTHLPPEAILEDRIFEDLGEVWLGGDHYKWRAMRSFGIPEDLVTGSASFKEKYLAWARTVPFLVGNPLYHWTHLELKRYFGIEDVLSPQTAERIYQEATSLLRTPEFSVRNLLRKMGVKVVCTTDDPVSDLAPHRALAEEGFEVKVLPTFRPDKALDYGDPGRWNAYIEELAHAAGMRIANLQDYLEALERRVAFFHSVGCRISDHAMVAPVYREAPESTIRAAFVRLREGRALEREDQEALYTHTMRFLGRLYAEREWAMQIHMGALRNNSTRMFQTLGPDTGFDSIADRAIAEPLSRFLDSLDREGRLPRTILYVLNPRDNYVIGTMIGNFQDGSMPGKMQFGSAWWFNDQRDGMEAHLRALANLGVLSTFVGMLTDSRSFLSFPRHEYFRRIFCNLLGGWVEAGEYPYDRETLRTIVEGVCYRNACSYFTIPVE
- the lipB gene encoding lipoyl(octanoyl) transferase LipB — encoded protein: MQNTLCVTWLGRQPYRPVWELQHALRRKRAAGTIPDVLLLLEHDPVITMGTRETSHEILLPPEELASRGVAVLQVERGGEVTYHGPGQLVAYPILSLRHHPRSVKKLVHHLEEVGIRVVARYGIRAERDPRYPGLWVEDRKIMAIGIAIREGITFHGIALNVHTDLEAFSWIVPCGIRDRGVTSIARETGKQLSVEEIARAWEETFLEVFGYRGERVSLQELLEGEVQPAEE
- the lysS gene encoding lysine--tRNA ligase, producing MSIPQKPKSSHWADVTAFRIIKEKGDKPRYVCASGITPSGTVHIGNFREIISVELVVRALRDLGKDVRFIYSWDEYDVFRKVPKNMPNREDLETYLRMPITMVPDPWGKEESYARANEKEVEAILPEVGIFPEYIYQAKEYTSCRYAEGIRRALERRDVIRRILDKYRAEPLPDSWWPVVIFCASCHKDTTTVEHWDGTYGLSYTCSSCGFKEALDFRRQGNVKLRWRVDWPMRWREEQVDFEPAGKEHHSDGGSFDTAKQIVREVYDHEPPVTFKYDFIGIKGQGGKISSSTGNVISLKDVLEVYQPEVVRYLFAGTRPDTEFAISFDLDVIKIYEDYDKCERIYFGKEQVDPKKLERERRTYEFSQVERAPASMPLQVPFRHMTTLVQIYEGDLDALMAQEFPSVSGEEARRLRRRAQCAWNWVTTYAPEEFRFSLRVGDESIEDLPVAHRRVVQRLYHLLADGWDSLDEVKLGEAIYAFCEEEGIAAREFFPSLYRVLLGKDRGPRAASFILTVGKEKILTILGRYL
- a CDS encoding PHP-associated domain-containing protein, with amino-acid sequence MKRIDLHVHSIHSEHPSEWFMQRLGAKESYTDPETVFRMALERGMDFVTITDHNRIEGALLLKARYPDRVIVGVETTTYFPEDGCKIHLLLYGLDEHRFRMVEKLRPNIYRLRDYIREEGIAHSVAHATYPVNNRLTVAHLEKLILLFDVFEVINGGRNSYFNNAWKEVLLSLTPAHIERLQRKHHIAPFSSTPWVKGFTAGSDDHGGLFIGNTYTLVEAHTPEEVLDHIREKRTQAAGAHGSYRSLVFSVYKVAYDFLTSGGGGGGRSLFLSLSRQIFEGARPSLRERALYSHLRRKLRGQKMGEILDELVRDISGKETALSEARLERVFLHVRRVSDAFLRMLAGRVAGALLDGDLVDLLVGLSSSLPGLYLIAPFFSSLRHMYAHRDLVEGIRSSLGIQNSPSAASRVLWFSEDGRPDPSVIRILAPRAHVLPVTPSASLPGTSLPIVAEIPLDPGFSLPLPSPLGAAELLSREQPDHLVFTAADPVALVCLFLGRLIGASTTFVFDPRGEGHPVAHTLTTHLLRHTERIVVHTEEAAARAEGEGADPAKIHLAPPAAEPVGV
- a CDS encoding sensor domain-containing phosphodiesterase is translated as MEPELFSEVLSSLPMEVAITDEGGRILWANEAFSLLTGYGRTSSSMLIRQFLLMFAEDRPEVFVKGADGQLSLRILTRWSFHDGKKVVWSFERLVADPKGVLSSRDSLTGLLGREWFFREAGSLLAGARFEGTSFVLMVIDLDGFKRINDLYGPEVGDEVLRIVARRITGHLRAEDMVSRTGSDEFAVLLRDVADPAGIARRVLASIRERMVVGGHALSLSASIGAGVFPRDGLSLEELVAAADAALLTAKAHRDTVWFCTPEVRRRIMHRWDMERQVLDQVREGRIHLFYQPIVRVTSGMLAGVEALSRLRGEDGALVLPEEFVPILEEGKVIHLLGRKVLALAVLQGELWKARGLFVSVNISPQEFLHPEFVDVVREVLDASGFPPELLMLEVTESSLVGDVDRTVQVLSALRDEGIRVAVDDFGTGYSSFASLKRMPVDVIKLDRRFLHGVEESERDRAILEGMTHMAHGLGLEVVVEGVEREAQLEILRESGCDYVQGFLLGHPMRDVAISHLVG